From one Acidibrevibacterium fodinaquatile genomic stretch:
- a CDS encoding type II and III secretion system protein family protein — protein MGSARAFAALTVFALALATTVPALAQAPDAPPPTKPAAPAKAPGVIQLSAGSGQVIALPGPATSVFAADPKVAEVRPASPTSLFVFGVGAGRTTVAALDNAGHQLALFTVVVKASGFGANEAGSAIAQLSPESHVTVAPTPQGMILSGEVPTAAAAEQAMAIAKQYAANGQKIEDRLSVRDGVQVGLRVRIAEMNRVVVREFGVNWSKLGNFASFSTNLATNPALATAGLTMPTLTKGIDGADAVLDALAQDNLVRILAEPTLVTMSGQTASFLVGGEFPIPIAQEFGQISIQFQQYGVQLAFVPTVLSNGRISLHVRPEVSELTNQGAVQLSVGPGAVSVPALTVRRAETTLQLGSGQSFAIAGLLEDRSTQIDNSVLGLGEIPILGALFRSDSFQRNQTELVIIVTPYIVRPVSDPNALVAPTTDAWRAPNDFERILLMRQVARGEPPTPVHIPGDPGFIVQ, from the coding sequence ATGGGAAGCGCCCGCGCCTTTGCCGCGCTCACCGTTTTTGCGCTGGCGCTGGCGACGACAGTGCCGGCCCTGGCGCAGGCGCCGGATGCGCCGCCACCCACCAAGCCGGCCGCGCCAGCCAAGGCGCCCGGCGTCATTCAGCTTTCGGCCGGCAGCGGCCAGGTGATCGCGCTGCCCGGGCCGGCGACCAGCGTCTTCGCTGCCGATCCGAAAGTGGCCGAGGTGCGCCCGGCGAGCCCGACCTCGCTCTTCGTCTTCGGTGTCGGCGCCGGCCGCACCACCGTCGCCGCACTCGACAATGCTGGGCACCAACTCGCGCTCTTCACCGTCGTCGTCAAGGCATCGGGCTTTGGCGCCAATGAGGCCGGGAGCGCCATCGCCCAGCTGTCGCCGGAAAGCCACGTCACCGTCGCGCCGACGCCGCAGGGCATGATCCTGAGCGGCGAGGTGCCGACGGCGGCGGCGGCCGAACAGGCGATGGCGATCGCCAAGCAATACGCCGCCAACGGCCAGAAAATCGAGGACCGGCTGAGCGTGCGTGACGGCGTGCAGGTGGGATTGCGGGTGCGGATCGCCGAGATGAACCGCGTCGTGGTGCGCGAATTCGGGGTCAACTGGTCGAAACTGGGCAATTTCGCGTCCTTCTCCACCAATCTCGCGACCAACCCGGCGCTCGCCACTGCCGGCCTCACCATGCCGACGCTGACCAAAGGCATCGACGGCGCCGACGCGGTTCTGGACGCGCTGGCGCAGGATAATCTGGTGCGCATCCTCGCCGAGCCGACGCTGGTGACGATGAGCGGGCAGACCGCGAGCTTTCTCGTCGGCGGCGAATTTCCCATCCCGATCGCCCAGGAATTCGGCCAGATCTCGATCCAGTTCCAGCAATACGGCGTGCAGCTCGCCTTCGTGCCCACGGTGCTCAGCAATGGCCGCATCAGCCTCCATGTCCGCCCCGAGGTGAGCGAGCTGACCAACCAGGGCGCGGTGCAGCTCTCGGTCGGGCCCGGCGCGGTCTCGGTGCCGGCGCTGACCGTGCGGCGCGCCGAGACGACCTTGCAGCTCGGCAGCGGACAGAGTTTTGCTATTGCCGGCTTACTCGAGGACCGCTCGACGCAAATCGACAATTCCGTGCTCGGACTTGGTGAAATTCCAATCCTCGGGGCGCTGTTCCGCTCCGACAGTTTTCAGCGCAACCAGACCGAGCTGGTGATCATCGTCACCCCCTATATCGTACGCCCGGTGAGCGATCCCAACGCGCTGGTCGCGCCGACCACCGACGCATGGCGTGCCCCCAATGATTTCGAACGCATCCTTCTCATGCGCCAGGTCGCCCGCGGGGAGCCGCCGACGCCGGTGCATATCCCCGGCGATCCCGGATTCATCGTGCAGTGA
- the cpaB gene encoding Flp pilus assembly protein CpaB, producing MALRLALFVLMALGLAGFGAVLWIGAHPPAPRAVAVPPEKILVAARPLRGGSLLKPEDVTTADVAPGAAPEGASRDTPAARTSLYGAMVRRSLAIGEAILPAEIMRPGDHGFLAAVLGPDMRAVTVAVDIVTGSAGLIWPGDRVDLILTQTLDPQSAPPSRRVAAETVLANVRVIAIDQQLVQGASPDAPDQKAARTVTLEVSPQGAEEVTVAAKLGHLSLVVRAADPGTAPTPTAARPSITWAGKVSPALVEGDAPHGASKTMRVYQGGADGKEFHF from the coding sequence ATGGCCCTCCGCCTCGCCCTGTTCGTCCTCATGGCGCTCGGCCTCGCCGGCTTCGGCGCCGTTCTCTGGATTGGCGCCCACCCGCCGGCGCCGCGCGCCGTGGCCGTTCCGCCGGAGAAAATCCTGGTCGCGGCGCGGCCGCTTCGCGGCGGCAGCCTGCTCAAGCCGGAAGACGTCACCACCGCCGATGTCGCCCCCGGCGCCGCGCCCGAAGGCGCGAGCCGTGATACGCCGGCGGCGCGCACCAGCCTCTACGGCGCCATGGTCCGCCGCAGCCTCGCGATCGGCGAGGCGATCCTGCCGGCGGAGATCATGCGCCCCGGCGATCACGGCTTTCTCGCCGCCGTGCTCGGGCCGGACATGCGCGCCGTCACCGTCGCGGTCGATATCGTCACCGGCAGCGCCGGGCTGATCTGGCCCGGCGACCGCGTCGATCTCATCCTGACCCAGACCCTCGATCCGCAATCGGCGCCGCCGAGCCGGCGCGTCGCCGCCGAAACCGTGCTCGCCAATGTGCGGGTGATCGCGATCGACCAGCAACTGGTGCAAGGCGCCTCGCCGGACGCGCCGGACCAGAAGGCGGCGCGCACCGTCACCCTGGAGGTCAGCCCGCAAGGGGCGGAGGAGGTGACGGTGGCGGCCAAGCTCGGGCATCTTTCGCTGGTGGTCCGCGCCGCCGACCCCGGCACCGCGCCCACCCCAACCGCCGCCCGCCCCTCCATCACCTGGGCGGGCAAAGTGTCGCCGGCGCTGGTCGAGGGGGATGCGCCGCATGGCGCGAGCAAAACCATGCGCGTCTATCAGGGCGGCGCCGACGGCAAGGAATTCCATTTCTGA
- a CDS encoding prepilin peptidase: MSQNVFFLITPGLTAGGMALLLAAGAEDIATRLVSNRLSLALALCGAGLRWWEGALWIGLLAALAVFLTAAFCWRRGWFGGGDVKLLGAAALFVAPARIPALLLATSLAGGALALLYLALAALPAPTPPRGPKAKLIPRILRAERWRIRRHGPLPYASAIAAGAVFTLFR, from the coding sequence ATGTCACAAAACGTTTTTTTCCTGATCACCCCAGGCCTGACCGCCGGCGGCATGGCGTTGCTGCTTGCCGCCGGCGCGGAGGACATCGCGACCCGCCTGGTCTCCAACCGGCTCTCGCTCGCCCTCGCCCTCTGCGGCGCGGGCCTGCGCTGGTGGGAGGGCGCGCTTTGGATCGGGTTGCTGGCCGCGCTCGCGGTGTTCCTCACCGCGGCGTTCTGCTGGCGGCGCGGCTGGTTCGGCGGCGGTGACGTGAAGCTGCTCGGCGCCGCCGCGCTCTTCGTCGCGCCGGCGCGGATTCCGGCCCTTTTACTGGCGACGTCCCTCGCCGGCGGGGCGCTCGCGCTCCTCTATCTCGCGCTCGCCGCGCTGCCGGCGCCGACGCCACCGCGCGGGCCGAAAGCGAAGCTGATCCCACGCATCCTGCGCGCCGAGCGCTGGCGCATCCGCCGCCACGGCCCGCTGCCCTACGCCTCGGCGATCGCCGCCGGCGCGGTTTTCACCCTGTTTCGTTAG
- a CDS encoding Flp family type IVb pilin gives MISYVKTWLALKTDRRAVTALEYGLIVAVMGVAIFAAFTGLAGKFTSVFTAIENDL, from the coding sequence ATGATTTCCTATGTCAAAACCTGGCTGGCGCTGAAAACCGACCGGCGCGCGGTGACGGCGCTGGAATACGGGCTGATCGTTGCAGTTATGGGCGTCGCGATTTTCGCGGCATTTACCGGGCTCGCAGGCAAATTCACTAGCGTCTTCACCGCGATTGAAAACGATTTGTGA
- a CDS encoding TadE/TadG family type IV pilus assembly protein, which translates to MWRDRRGVAALEFALTAIPVLMLLLATVEFGRLFADQYALSLGVERAARFAVVHGSQSVLPASGADISGQFYAAAAPFLGAGAGGAAVSVTFTPDNTPGSVVTVSATYGFLPASLLEAIPALTLSAQASYTIQN; encoded by the coding sequence TTGTGGCGCGATCGGCGCGGGGTCGCGGCGCTGGAATTCGCCCTGACCGCCATCCCGGTCCTGATGCTGCTGCTGGCGACGGTCGAATTCGGGCGGCTGTTCGCCGATCAATACGCGCTCTCGCTCGGCGTCGAGCGGGCGGCGCGGTTCGCCGTGGTGCATGGCAGCCAGTCGGTGCTGCCCGCCTCGGGGGCCGACATCTCGGGTCAGTTTTATGCCGCTGCCGCGCCGTTTCTCGGTGCCGGGGCGGGCGGGGCGGCGGTCAGCGTGACTTTCACGCCGGACAACACGCCGGGCAGCGTGGTCACCGTCAGTGCAACCTATGGCTTCCTGCCGGCGAGCCTTCTCGAGGCAATTCCAGCGCTGACCCTGAGCGCGCAAGCGAGCTATACGATCCAGAACTGA
- a CDS encoding TadE/TadG family type IV pilus assembly protein, translating into MRFFSACRALAGAQRGAVAVESALAITLVLVPLCLGAADLGVVFATQARLDQATQAAVLAAWGNTAAASPAALQALATEAYGTAPPSLIMTTPSLACVCLTVASGQETSTPANCGGTCASGQMASYLSLSLSAQVTLPVPLPALPAAIALSSGGTVRIQ; encoded by the coding sequence ATGAGATTTTTTTCCGCCTGTCGCGCCCTGGCCGGCGCCCAGCGCGGCGCCGTCGCCGTCGAATCGGCGCTCGCGATCACGCTGGTGCTGGTGCCGCTCTGCCTCGGCGCCGCCGATCTCGGCGTGGTGTTCGCAACGCAGGCGCGGCTTGATCAGGCGACGCAGGCGGCAGTTCTCGCCGCCTGGGGCAATACCGCCGCCGCCAGCCCCGCCGCGTTGCAGGCGCTGGCGACAGAAGCCTATGGCACCGCGCCGCCGAGCCTGATCATGACCACGCCGAGCCTGGCCTGCGTCTGCCTCACCGTCGCCAGCGGGCAGGAGACTTCGACCCCGGCGAATTGCGGCGGCACCTGCGCCAGCGGCCAGATGGCGAGCTATCTTTCCCTCTCGCTTTCCGCCCAGGTGACACTGCCGGTGCCGCTTCCGGCGCTGCCGGCGGCAATCGCGCTGTCTTCCGGCGGCACGGTGCGAATCCAGTGA
- a CDS encoding pilus assembly protein TadG-related protein gives MRRWLLGWRRARRGAVALMVGLALPVLIGAAGLAVDVGLWYRESARLQMAADAGAMGAAYLLQNASAQAADFVTAASTEIQGISGGHLIGTLAGPPAVSVIAGTSVTVTLSSQSDRFFTNLFSSAPVMLAASATAGLAGGTACVLAVGTTPQTGIDVENNGSIIATGCSVFSNSATNIACNGPGAPSYDSIYVRNGTVTAKSVAAAGTACINTWNGNTQVSPAASSGAPVEVNPLANLTPPPATGSCQQAPSGHGTWTLQPGTYCGGLQIGNASTVNFAPGVYVITDGNFTISEGSTIGTAAGVTFYLGGSTPGAIDFENYTNTSWGMSAPTSGPYAGVLFYQDAGANGTPPVNTIVGNSGLTLAGTVYTPYAQLQVTNNAHLTYPGSPTPLGEGQCPSVSPAPGAGLNVIAQSIEVQGSAVICAGGTTANASAQTRVVLLQ, from the coding sequence GTGCGCCGGTGGCTGCTCGGATGGCGGCGGGCGCGGCGAGGGGCGGTTGCGCTCATGGTCGGGCTCGCGCTCCCGGTACTCATTGGTGCGGCTGGGCTCGCGGTCGATGTCGGGCTTTGGTATCGCGAGAGCGCGCGGCTGCAGATGGCGGCCGATGCCGGGGCCATGGGCGCCGCCTATCTCCTGCAAAACGCTTCCGCCCAGGCGGCGGATTTCGTGACCGCGGCGAGCACCGAAATCCAGGGGATCAGCGGCGGCCATCTGATCGGAACCCTCGCCGGTCCGCCCGCGGTCAGCGTGATCGCCGGCACCAGCGTCACCGTGACCCTCTCCAGCCAGTCGGATCGGTTTTTCACCAATCTATTTTCGAGCGCGCCGGTGATGCTCGCGGCGAGCGCGACCGCCGGGCTCGCCGGCGGCACCGCCTGCGTGCTCGCCGTCGGCACGACGCCGCAAACCGGCATCGACGTCGAGAATAACGGCAGCATCATCGCGACCGGTTGCAGCGTCTTTTCCAATTCCGCGACCAATATCGCCTGCAATGGCCCGGGCGCGCCATCCTATGATTCGATCTATGTCCGCAACGGCACGGTCACCGCGAAAAGCGTCGCCGCCGCCGGCACCGCCTGCATCAACACCTGGAACGGCAACACCCAGGTCTCGCCGGCGGCTTCCTCGGGCGCGCCGGTGGAGGTCAATCCGCTCGCCAATCTGACCCCGCCGCCCGCCACCGGCTCCTGCCAGCAGGCGCCAAGCGGGCATGGTACCTGGACCCTGCAACCCGGCACCTATTGTGGCGGCCTGCAGATCGGCAACGCCTCGACGGTGAATTTCGCGCCCGGGGTCTATGTCATCACCGACGGCAATTTTACCATCAGCGAGGGCTCCACCATCGGCACCGCCGCCGGCGTCACCTTCTATCTCGGCGGCAGCACCCCCGGCGCCATCGATTTCGAGAATTATACCAACACGAGTTGGGGGATGTCGGCGCCGACCAGCGGGCCCTATGCCGGGGTGCTGTTCTATCAGGACGCCGGCGCCAATGGCACGCCGCCGGTCAATACCATCGTCGGCAATTCCGGCCTCACTTTGGCCGGCACGGTCTATACCCCCTATGCCCAGCTGCAGGTGACCAACAACGCTCATCTCACCTATCCCGGCAGCCCGACCCCGCTCGGCGAGGGCCAATGCCCGAGCGTGTCGCCGGCCCCTGGCGCCGGGCTCAACGTCATCGCCCAGAGTATCGAGGTGCAAGGGAGTGCCGTGATCTGCGCCGGCGGCACCACCGCCAATGCTAGCGCGCAAACCCGGGTGGTGCTGTTGCAATGA